The proteins below come from a single Xiphophorus couchianus chromosome 20, X_couchianus-1.0, whole genome shotgun sequence genomic window:
- the LOC114135876 gene encoding enkurin-like — protein sequence MSEAINAKGSVQDWISKDPGQKPPRYVPKHLATILLDQKPNKQAWKTMGPAKLELPSPSNYLKKNAKRPKAPERTGTEGIQKTSTITAVRPPLHVRANYPLSPIKRDVIQTADVKPKPSHVDFAQTHKQLLQSAGLSPKYVMKKDFGQVPMYLQQRRAAEQQARDDLERLEKEKQATRQVSEDERKAALEGLKKKWHEVHHEYQGLPFILYTPSQKARKIHMEEQLTELEKHIRLLEKFKTIYISDADAGGCP from the exons ATGTCTGAAGCGATCAACGCAAAAGGAAGCGTTCAAGACTGGATCTCAAAGGACCCCGGACAAAAACCACCAAG GTATGTACCCAAGCACCTGGCAACTATTCTGCTTGATCAGAAGCCAAACAAACAGGCTTGGAAGACGATGGGACCAGCAAAACTTGAATTGCCTTCTCCATCGAACTACCTCAAGAAAAACGCAAAGCGCCCCAAAGCTCCTGAGA gGACAGGGACCGAAGGCATCCAGAAAACCAGTACTATCACTGCAGTAAGGCCACCGCTCCATGTACGGGCCAACTACCCACTGAGTCCAATCAAGAGGGATGTCATACAGACAGCTGATGTGAAGCCTAAGCCCTCTCATGTAGACTttgcacagacacacaaacagcttCTCCAAAGTGCTGGACTTAGCCCCAAATATGTCATGAAAAAG GATTTTGGTCAGGTACCCATGTACTTGCAGCAGCGCCGTGCAGCTGAACAGCAGGCTAGGGATGACCTGGAGAGACTTGAAAAGGAGAAGCAGGCCACACGACAAGTGTCAGAGGACGAGCGAAAAGCTGCCCTGGAG GGCTTGAAGAAGAAATGGCATGAAGTGCATCATGAATATCAGGGCCTTCCTTTCATCCTATACACCCCATCGCAGAAAGCCCGCAAGATCCACATGGAGGAGCAACTGACTGAACTGGAGAAGCACATAAGACTGCTTGAAAAGTTCAAAACCATCTACATTTCTGATGCAGATGCCGGTGGATGTCCTTAA
- the LOC114136090 gene encoding elastase-1-like, producing the protein MLRFLLLTSLAALVLAEPQPRYLEDNTGEGRVVGGEVARPNSWPWQISLQYQSGSYFYHTCGGTLVRRGWVMTAAHCVDRSMTWRVVLGDHDINNHEGREQYLSVSQVYVHPNWNSNNVAGGYDIALLRLSTDAVLNNYVQLGVLPPSGQVLAHNHPCYISGWGRTQTGGNLSAQLKQAYLPVVDYNTCSSSGWWGSTVKSSMVCAGGGSDSGCQGDSGGPLNCSVNGQWVIHGVTSFVSSLGCNTYQKPTVFTRASAYISWMNSIMG; encoded by the exons ATGCTCAGGTTTCTTTTGTTGACCTCTCTTGCAGCCCTGG ttctggcTGAACCCCAGCCCAGGTACCTGGAGGATAATACTGGTGAGGGAAGAGTTGTGGGAGGAGAGGTGGCCAGACCTAACTCCTGGCCATGGCAG ATCTCCCTTCAGTACCAATCTGGAAGCTACTTCTACCACACCTGTGGAGGAACTCTCGTTAGGAGAGGATGGGTCATGACTGCTGCTCACTGTGTGGACAG ATCCATGACTTGGCGTGTCGTTCTTGGAGATCATGACATTAACAACCATGAGGGAAGGGAGCAGTACTTGAGCGTGAGCCAGGTCTACGTCCACCCTAACTGGAACTCCAACAATGTGGCTGGAGG TTACGACATTGCTCTGCTGCGTCTGTCCACTGACGCTGTCCTCAACAACTACGTCCAGCTGGGCGTTCTTCCTCCCTCCGGTCAGGTTCTGGCCCACAACCACCCCTGCTACATCTCTGGATGGGGACGCACTCAGA CTGGTGGTAACCTGTCTGCTCAGCTGAAGCAAGCCTACCTGCCTGTTGTTGATTACAACACCTGCTCCAGCAGCGGCTGGTGGGGCAGCACTGTGAAGAGCTCCATGGTCTGTGCTGGAGGTGGCAGCGACTCTGGTTGTCAG GGTGATTCTGGTGGCCCCCTGAATTGCAGTGTCAACGGCCAGTGGGTGATCCACGGAGTGACCAGCTTTGTGTCTTCCCTTGGCTGCAACACCTACCAGAAACCCACCGTCTTTACCCGTGCTTCTGCTTACATCAGCTGGATGAACAGC atcATGGGTTAA